The following DNA comes from Tunturibacter psychrotolerans.
GCCTCCCGATAATGCAGCATGTCGTGAACTCTTCTCGGAGCTTGAATTCACAACTTTGCTAAAGGAACTGGCGCCATCTAACGTAAGCGCCCCCATCTCGTACAATTTGTCACCGACATCAGAACAAATAAGTGAATTGCTGGACGACGCCAGATCGGTAGATGTTTCGGGAAACATCAAAGGGTTGACTCTAGCCGTCTTTGAAGATGCCCGAGCTCTTGCAGAAGAAGTCTCCACGGACGTGTCTGTGGAAGAAGAGGCAGAACCCGAACCGCCGCCGTCCAAGTCTATGTCTCTCTTCGGAACCCAGGAGTCGGAGCCGCAGAACCAGCGCATGTCGAACGTTTCGACCACTCTACAAATTGGTCTCACGACGTCGGCTAACTCCGCGATGGTCGTATCGCTCCGCGCGCTCGGCCTAAAAGAGGCGCTTGAAGACCCAACCCTCCCAAAGCATGTCCATGATCTCAAAGCCGTGCTCCGTGCACTTGAAGCTCATCAAACCGTCTTGGCCGGTATCCGCGATGATGTGATGTTATATAGCTATCTCATCAACCCGACACATGGTTCTCACATTCTTCCTGATGTCACGGCCCGCTTTACTGACCGTGCCCTATCCCACCCCTCAAAGATGCCAAGTGACGCGGAGATTGCTAATCTCTTGCCCGAAGCTGCGAACGCTGTACATCGCCTCTCCGATGTTCTTCGGAGTCAGATCGAATCAGCTCACCTTACACGTATCTACGAGACCATGGATCTCCCGCTGGTACCTGTTTTACTGCGTATGGAGCAGGCTGGTGTTCGGATCGATTCTGCTGTTCTCGGCGAGATGTCGACTCGACTCGCTGTGGATATAGATAATCTGGCCGAACGTATTTATAGGGATTCTGGCCATCGTTTCAATATCAACTCGCCTAAGCAACTCGGCGATGTCCTCTTCAACAAGATGCTTCTTCCAAAACCGATGAAGTATGGCAAGGGCAAAGTTGTTTCTACTGCTCAAGATGTGCTTGAGGAGCTCGCAGAACATCATGCGGTTCCTGCGCTCGTACTCGAATATCGCCAACTAGCGAAGCTGAAATCAACCTATATCGATTCTTTGCCGCAGCTCACCGATGGCGTGGGGCGTATTCATACTACCTTCAACCAAGTAGGCACAGCGACTGGCCGCCTCTCCAGTACCAACCCAAACCTGCAGAATATTCCCATCCGCACTGCTCTCGGCCGGGAGATTCGCGCCGCATTTATCCCAGCGCAAGGCAATGTGTTGATGTCCGCGGACTACTCGCAGATAGAGTTGCGTTTGATGGCACACTTCTCACAGGACCCTTTGCTGCTCGATGCCTACCGGACAGGCAAAGACATTCACGCGCTGACCGCTAGTGAGGTCTTCGGTGTTGACATGGCCACAATGGATAAAGAGACTCGCGCTCGTGCTAAGGCAGTTAACTTCGGCATCGTATACGGCATTAGTCCATTCGGCCTCGCTGCACAACTTAACATCGACCAGAAGACCGCGAAGACTTACATCGAGACCTATTTCGACCGCTACAAGGGCGTTCAGCGCTTCATCAAGGAGACGCTCGAAAGTGTGCGTCTAGATCAATCAGTGAAGACGTATTTCGGCCGCATTCGACCAATTCCGGATATTCAATCTCGCAATCCCAACATGCGCGGCTTTGCGGAGCGGACTGCGATCAATACGCCGCTACAAGGTACCGCCGCCGACCTCATTAAACTGGCAATGCTCAGAATCGACCAGCTCATCCGTGACCGCAAACTCAGATCGCAGATGACTCTGCAGGTCCACGACGAGCTACTCTTCGATGTTGTTCCTGAAGAAGTTGAAGAACTGCAGCTGCTTGTTAAACAAGAGATGGAACACGTCGCTGAGTTCTCAATCCCAATCGTGGCTGAGGTAGGCGTCGGCAGGAACTGGCGCGACATGAAATAGTGCCTCTTCGCTTTTCAACATGTCGGTGAGAACTTCTACCGCATTGGGCAATTGTCCGACCATACTTTCTTGCACCTTCTGCCCATTAATTGTGGATCCAGTAATCGACGGCACGTGGAAAGATGTCAGGGCGAGTTTTCCTAGGCTGTTGGCGGTAGGATTGCTAAACAAGTATATGACTGACGCACGTACTCTCCCTCCCCCAGTTTTGCTGCACATCGCCCAAATTCTCAACCTTCCAATGCAAGGCACGATCGCAGTGATTTCGCTGCTGGATGAAGGTGGAACCGTCCCGTTCATCGCTCGATATCGCAAGGAGGCTACCGGGAATCTCGATGAGGTGCAGATTCGCGATATCGAGGAAAAGGTCGCTTACTTTCGCGATCTCGAGGCGCGGCGAGCGACAATTGTCGCTTCGATTGCGGAGCAGGGCAAGTTGACGGACGATTTGAAGGCGAGAATTGAAGCGACTTTGGATAAGAGTGAGCTGGAAGATCTGTATCTGCCATATCGGCCGAAGCGAAGGACGAAGGCGACAATTGCGCGGGAGAAGGGACTGGAGCCACTCGCGCTGTATCTGTGGGAGCAGAGAATCTCGGATGAACCGCTGAGCGCGATGGTCCTGAGATTTGTCGATGGTGAGAAGGGCGTTGCCTCTGTTGAGGAGGCACTCGAGGGCGCAAGGCACATTGTGGCGGAGATTATCAGCGAGAGTGCCGACTTGCGAAAAGCGGCGCGTGCGCTGATGTTTGATGAAGGTGTGGTGGTGAGCCGCAGAGCGATGGATGCGGTGGATGAGCAGGAAAAGTTCAAGATGTACTACGAGTATCGCGAGCCGGTGAAGACGATTCCGTCGCATCGAATGTTGGCGATTCGTCGGGGTGAGAGTGAGAATGTACTTTATTTTTTGATCGAGTTGGAGGCTGCACGGGCAGTGAGTGTGCTGCGGCGCGGGGTTTTGCGGGAGCAGGGGGATTGGACGCCGCAGTTGGAGTTGGCGATTGAGGATTGCTGGTCACGGCTCTTGAACTCATCCATTCAGGGGGAGCTGCGGTTGGAGCTGAAGAAGCGCTCGGATCTCGATGCGATCCAGGTGTTCCGGGACAATCTGCACCATCTGCTGCTGGCTCCTCCGGCGGGGCCGATCTCGGTGCTGGGGATTGATCCGGGGCAGAGGACCGGGTGCAAGGTTGCGGTGGTGGATGAGACAGGGAAGTTCCTGGCCAATGATGTGCTGTATCTGCATACGTCGAAGGGCGCTGCGGAGGCGGCGGCGAAGACGCTTGAGGCTCTTGTGGTGAAGCATCAGGTTCGGGCGATTGCTATTGGGAATGGAACGGCTTCGCGGGAGACGGATGCGTTTGTGCGTGAGTTCCTGCGTGAGCGCGGGTTGGAGAACATCTTCTCGGTGACGGTGAGCGAGTCGGGAGCGAGTATCTATTCGGCTTCGGATGTGGCAAGGCAGGAGTTTCCGGATCTGGATCTTACGGTGCGTGGAGCGATCTCGATCGCGCGGCGATTGCAGGATCCGTTGTCGGAGTTGGTGAAGGTCGATCCGAAGTCGATTGGTGTTGGTCAGTATCAGCATGATGTGGATCAGAGACAGTTGCAGCAGTCGCTCGAGACGGTGATTGAGAGCTGCGTGAATCGTGTTGGAGTTGACCTGAATACTTCGTCGTGGACTTTGCTGCGGTATGTTTCGGGTGTGACGGAAAGAACCGCGTTGAACATCGTGAGTTATCGGAATGAGCATGGACGGTTTCGCTCGCGGACTCAATTGATGAAGGTTCCTGGGATTGGCGCGAAGACGTTTGAGCAGGCTGCGGGATTTCTGCGGATTCGGGATGGTGAGAATCCACTGGATATGACTGCGGTTCATCCTGAATCGTACGCGGTTGTGGAGCAGATTGCGGCTTCGCTGAAGGCTCCGGTTGAGGAGTTGATCAAGAGTCCGCAGCTGCTGGAGAAGGTGGATAAGAGCGCAGTTTCGGCAGGAAGTTTTACGCTGAATGACATTCTGGAGGAGTTGAAAAAGCCGGGGCGGGATCCGCGGGATAAATTTGTTGCACCGAGCTTCAACGAAAGTGTCCGCGAGTTGTCGGATGTGATGCCGGACATGGTGCTTGAAGGTGTGGTGACGAACGTGACGAAGTTTGGTGCGTTCGTCGATATAGGGGTGCACCAGGATGGGCTGGTGCATATCAGTGAGCTGTCGGTGAAGTTCATCAAGGATCCGTCTGAGGCGGTGAAGGCGGGGCAGATCGTGAAGGTGAAGGTGCTGTCTGCCGATGCGAAGACGAAGCGTATTGCGTTGTCGATCAAGGCGCTGCATGAGGCGGGGCCTCGAGGGCCGCGGCAAACACCAAATTTGCAGGCTGCGGCGAAGGGGCAAGGCGGGCCGATGTTGAAGACGCAGGTCCGCGTGAAGACTATTGCGCCCGAACCGGTGAAGGCTCCGGTTTCTATGGATGACAAGTTGGCGATGCTGTCCTCTAAGTGGAAGGGGCGTTAGTTGCATTCGATTCCTTAGGGGGGTGCCCCCCCCGGGTGGTGTAGCTAAGTCCCTTAGGGTCAATTATTTGCAAATTTTGTTCTCTGCAAATTCGTCTTAATAAAAGGTTTATAGTCAAATTCGTCATTCCAAACGGCTTATGTTCGTTTGCGGTTACAAAAGGATGCCCCGCTGGTCGCGGGGCATTTTTTTGTTCCTTATTTCTAGTCTAGTGAATTAGGTGGAACTGATGCGCAACGCTAATTCTCTTGATTGGCGCGGGTTTTGGTGAGTTTGGGGCTTGACACGTGTTTTTGCGGGCAAATTTGCAGATTAATAATCGGTTTCGCGAAAGGAAACAATAAAGGAAAAAGCAGATTCTCTTCGAGGACGACAGCAAGAAAGATTACGGCAAAAAAACAAAGGCAAATACAGTGATCCTTCCCCATTCGACTTCGCTCAGGGTCAGGATGACGACCCGAAAAGAGGCGGATCACTTAGGCTGATAGCGTTTGATTGGTGCGGGCGTGCCAGATGTTGAGGAGGCTGGCGGCAATGCTGAAGATGACCGGGCCGAGGATGATGCCGAGGGGGCCGAAGACCGCGATGCCGCCGAGGATGGTGATGAGGATGATGGCGGTGTGGGAGCGAAGATGTCCGCCGATGAGGATGGGGTAGAGGATGTTGTCGATGGTGCTGACGATGAGTCCGCCCCAGATGACGAGAAGAGCTGCTTTGCCCCAATGGCCGTTGAGGCCGAGGTAGGTGGCGATGGGTCCCCAGACGAGGAAGGCACCGAACGCGGGGATCATGGCGAAGGCGGTGAGGGTGGTGGCCCAGAGCAGGACGCCGGGGACGCCGAGCACCCAGAAGGCGAGACCGGCGAGAACTCCCTGTACAAGGGCGATGGCGAGGCGGCCGAGGAAGGTGGCGTAGATAGTGTCGTCGACGCGATTGAGGAGTTCCGCGGTCTCGTCTTCGCGGAGGGGGATGAGGGCGCGGAGGCCCTCGAGCGCGACCTGGCGGTCACGAAAGAGGAAGAAGAGAAGGAAGAGCATGACGACAAGTTCGGTGATGAAGTGGATGGAGTTGGCGAGGATCACTGCGGCTTTCCCGCCCACATAGGTGGCGGTGGAGCGGGCTGCGGTGTTGACGTCGATGGAGGCGGAGAAGGCTTCGATGCGGTTGGCGAGGGCGGGATGGTTGCCGATGTAGTCGGTGATTAGATTTTGCGCGTTGGGGTTGCGAAGAGAGACGATGGCTTTGAGGGCATGTTCACTCAGTTCCTGCATGAGAAAGAAGCCTGGGACGATGACGGCGAGGATGACGAGGAAGAGTGCGACGGTAGCACTGAGGGTGCGGTTGCGAATGCGGGCGGAGAGCCAGTTGTAGGGGACTTCGGTGACGACGGCGAGGACGATGGCTCCAACGATGGCGGTGAAGAAGGGCTGGAGGATGAGGGCGCAGAGGATCAGGATGGCGATGGTGAGAAGGAAGAGGGTGATCTGTCTCCAAGGCGGGGCTTCTCGGTTTTGTCTGTCTTCTCGGCCTTCTTGCATGTGGGGAGCGCTCTCCGATGGTCTTTGTTCGATGCGTGTCTGTTATGGGTTGAGATTAGAATACGTGCTCGCTGGTTGATTTTGTTCTGTGAATGATGGAGGAGGTTTGGCCTATGGTGCATCTAGAACCATGGCTTGCGGTGGGTGTGTTGGTGTCCACGGCGGCTACGGATGCGGTTTATGTGATGTTCAATGCGGCGGTGTCGTCGCAGAGACGGTTGCCGGCAGCTACCTGGAGTAGTGTCTGGTATCTGCTGTCGGCGTTTGCGGTGATCAGTTATACGAAGAACTGGGTTTATGTTTGCTTTGCTGCGGTGGGGTCGTGGATAGGGGCTTATGTATCGATGACGGTGTTGCGGCGGGCTAAGGGGCCGCGGGGGCCGGAGGCTGTTTGATTGTGTGGAATGGCGGATCGCTTGACGATTACAAGAGGAGGTACTAGCTGGTTAGCGTTTTTTGAGGGCTTCCAGTTCGTCGAGTGTGCGAGGCCAGTCTTTGCCCAGGAGGCGGGAGAGACTGCGGTCGGCGAGAACCTTGCCGTTGGTCTGGCATTGGGCGCAGTAGTTGGTCTCGTTGTCGGCGTAGCGGATGCGCTGGATGGGCTGGCCGCAGGTGGGGCAGGGTTGGCCGAAGCGACCGTGGACGGCCATGTCTTTGCGGAAGGCTGTGACTTTTTCAGGGAAGGCTTGGGCGGCTTCGGCGTTGAGGCGGTCGATCCAGAGTTGGAGGGTTTCGCGGGTGGCGGTGAAGAGGCGCTGCCATTGGGCGGGATCGAGCTTCGCGGTTTGTTGGATCGGTGACAGTTGGGCGGCGTGGAGGATCTCGTCGGAGTAGGCGTTGCCGATGCCAGAGAGAATGCGCGGGTCGGTGAGGGCTCGCTTGAGAGTGCGGTTTTCGGCGGTGAGGGCAGTGCGGAAGGCTTCGAGATCAGTGGCGAAGACGTCGATTCCTCCGGGGTCTGTTTCTTGTGCGGCCGCTTCGTTGGCGAAGAGATGGAGGGAGGCTCGGCGCTTGGAGCCTGCTTCGGTGAGGACGAGGGAGCCGTTGGGGAAGTCGAAAGCGGCGAGGTTGTTGCGGCCTCCGAGCTTTGCGCCAAGAGGGCGCCAGTGGAGACGACCTGCGATCATGAGGTGAAGGACGAGGTAGAGGCCGTTGTCGAACTCGAAGACGATGCGCTTGCCGATGCGATGGAGTGCGCGGATGGTGTGGCCTTCGGTCTCTTCGATGCGGGGCTGGACGGTGCGGAGAAGGAAGGGGCTGGCGATGCGGAGGTGGGTTAGCGGCTGTCCTACGACGCGTGGGGCAAGGGCCGAGAGGTAGGCGGTGATGTCGGGAAGTTCCGGCATGTGTTTGCAGAGATGATAACGATTGCGGCGGGATTAGCTGCTTTTTTCTATGACTGAGTCGGGGTGTTGGGCGTACTCGGCCCAAGAGCCGTCGTAGAGGGTTACGTTTTGAGCGCCGACTACTTCGAGGCTTAGGGCGATGACCGCGGCTGTCACGCCGGAGCCGCAGGTGGTGGTGATTGGTTGATGTAGGTCCACGTTTTTGGCGGCGAAGTATTCGTGGAGTTTTTCGGCTGGTTTGAGGCGACCGTCTTCGACGAGGTCGGTGAAGGGTGTGCTGGTGGCGCCGGGCATGTGGCCTGAGCTTAGTCCGGGGCGCGGCTCGGGTGCGGTGCCGTTGAAGCGTGTGGCGGATCGGGCGTCGAGGACTTGCTGGTGGCGGGCGAGTCGATCTTTGAGCTGGGCGAGGTCTGCTATGGCGTTGCGGTTCAGGTTGGCGTGGAAGGTTGCGGGAGCGCGATGGACGGGACCGGATTCGGTGGGGAGGCCGGAGTCTATCCATGTGCGGAGGCTGCTGTTGAGGACGTAGACGTTTTGGGCGCCGAAGGTGCGGAGCATCCACCAGGCGCGGGGGGCGGAGAAGACGCCGTGCTGCTCATAGATGACGATGGTGTTGCTGTCGGAGACGCCGAGGGCGGACATGCGGCGGGAGAAGCTCTCGGGCGTGGGGAGCATGTGAGGGAGTGGTGTGGCGTGGTCGGAGAGATCCTCGATGTCGAAGAAAAGTGCGCCGGGGATGTGGCGCTCGAGATAGTGGGCGCGGGTGTCGACCGGGGGTGTAACGCCGACGGGTGGGAGTGTGGCGTCGAGGACGATGGTCGAGGGGTCTTCGAGGCGCGCGGCCAGCCAGGAGGGGGCGACGAGAGGGTTCATGGACATAGATTACTGTGTGGGCCGGGAAGGGGATGAACCAGGAGGTGGGGCGGCTATGTGAATGTGGGTCAGCGGTTGGCGGACTATCTCGGAATGTCTTTGCACATTTGCATGCAAGTTCGTGCATAAGAGCAAGGGGCAATCGCCTTGCAACTACAAGACCGAATGAATAAACGCCATTTCGACGCAGCGAGTTGCACTAGTTGGCGCTCGCTTCCTCTGTGGATTTTCTTTGGCTGGCTAATTGCTTTTAGAAGGACTGTATCGAGGTAAAACCATGAAAAAAATCTTGTCTATCTTTGCGGTGGGAGTGCTGTCTCTATCTGCTAATACGGTTCTCGCTGACGGCATCGGTACATCGGTCACCGGGTCTCTTGCATTCCAGGGGCTCCCAATCAATTTCTTTGATCCAGCAAACAAAGGGGTCCCTCCGGGTTTTGGCAACCATGTGAGGACCAAGGTGACTATAGGGTCCGGGACTGAGTTCGGCTATAGTGACTCAGATAATTTGGATACTGCGAATTTCACCGGCTCGACTCTCACCATCACGGATACAGGATTTCGTGACGGCCAGGCACCGTTTGAAATGAAGTTCACTGATCCCGACTTCAAGAGCTTTTCGCTGATGTCGAATGATCTGGGTGTGGACTTTTCGTTTGCGGGAGATACGCTGACAGTCAAATTTGCTGGTGGGGATTTCACGGGTGAAGAGACGACGGTGCTGTCTTATGTTCCCAATCAAACTCAAACCGGCATCACTCCGGAGCCTGCGACGTTGGCTCTGCTGGGAACTGGGATGCTTGCAGTTGCGGGCGTTGTTCGCAAAAGATTGGTCTCTTAGTTTCTGCGCGACGAAATTACGGTGAGGAGCCGGGTGGCGAAGTCCGGCCTCTTTCCTCTAGTTCGACGCGGCTTATCCGAGAGCTGCTATGACAGTTCTATGGCGAATTGTTGGGAGGGGTCGTAGGTGTTGGGTTTGGGTTCGGTGGAGAGGTCGAGGATAAGGCGCTCGAGCACGAGCAGTTTGTTGGCGGGGGAGCTGCGGAGTTCGAGGTCGGCGCGGGCGACTAGGCGGATGGCGCGGGTGAGCTCGCGGCGGGATTTGTAGCGGCGCGCCTGCTTGATGAGGTCTTCGGCGGCGAAGGGAGGCATGCGGAAGCCCTGCCAGAGTACCTGCCAGATGGCGCGGGGGTCGCGCACGTTTTTTTCGGAGATGATGAGCATCTGGCGGAAGGTGCGGGCGAGCATATAGAGGTGGCCGATGGCCGCGTCTTCGCCACCGTCGGAGGCATTGAGGAGGCCGTGGAGGAGGAGAAGCGCACGGGGGCGGTCCTTGGCGGAGATGGCGTCGGTGAGTTCGTA
Coding sequences within:
- a CDS encoding Fpg/Nei family DNA glycosylase, which encodes MPELPDITAYLSALAPRVVGQPLTHLRIASPFLLRTVQPRIEETEGHTIRALHRIGKRIVFEFDNGLYLVLHLMIAGRLHWRPLGAKLGGRNNLAAFDFPNGSLVLTEAGSKRRASLHLFANEAAAQETDPGGIDVFATDLEAFRTALTAENRTLKRALTDPRILSGIGNAYSDEILHAAQLSPIQQTAKLDPAQWQRLFTATRETLQLWIDRLNAEAAQAFPEKVTAFRKDMAVHGRFGQPCPTCGQPIQRIRYADNETNYCAQCQTNGKVLADRSLSRLLGKDWPRTLDELEALKKR
- the sseA gene encoding 3-mercaptopyruvate sulfurtransferase; translated protein: MSMNPLVAPSWLAARLEDPSTIVLDATLPPVGVTPPVDTRAHYLERHIPGALFFDIEDLSDHATPLPHMLPTPESFSRRMSALGVSDSNTIVIYEQHGVFSAPRAWWMLRTFGAQNVYVLNSSLRTWIDSGLPTESGPVHRAPATFHANLNRNAIADLAQLKDRLARHQQVLDARSATRFNGTAPEPRPGLSSGHMPGATSTPFTDLVEDGRLKPAEKLHEYFAAKNVDLHQPITTTCGSGVTAAVIALSLEVVGAQNVTLYDGSWAEYAQHPDSVIEKSS
- a CDS encoding Tex family protein; the encoded protein is MTDARTLPPPVLLHIAQILNLPMQGTIAVISLLDEGGTVPFIARYRKEATGNLDEVQIRDIEEKVAYFRDLEARRATIVASIAEQGKLTDDLKARIEATLDKSELEDLYLPYRPKRRTKATIAREKGLEPLALYLWEQRISDEPLSAMVLRFVDGEKGVASVEEALEGARHIVAEIISESADLRKAARALMFDEGVVVSRRAMDAVDEQEKFKMYYEYREPVKTIPSHRMLAIRRGESENVLYFLIELEAARAVSVLRRGVLREQGDWTPQLELAIEDCWSRLLNSSIQGELRLELKKRSDLDAIQVFRDNLHHLLLAPPAGPISVLGIDPGQRTGCKVAVVDETGKFLANDVLYLHTSKGAAEAAAKTLEALVVKHQVRAIAIGNGTASRETDAFVREFLRERGLENIFSVTVSESGASIYSASDVARQEFPDLDLTVRGAISIARRLQDPLSELVKVDPKSIGVGQYQHDVDQRQLQQSLETVIESCVNRVGVDLNTSSWTLLRYVSGVTERTALNIVSYRNEHGRFRSRTQLMKVPGIGAKTFEQAAGFLRIRDGENPLDMTAVHPESYAVVEQIAASLKAPVEELIKSPQLLEKVDKSAVSAGSFTLNDILEELKKPGRDPRDKFVAPSFNESVRELSDVMPDMVLEGVVTNVTKFGAFVDIGVHQDGLVHISELSVKFIKDPSEAVKAGQIVKVKVLSADAKTKRIALSIKALHEAGPRGPRQTPNLQAAAKGQGGPMLKTQVRVKTIAPEPVKAPVSMDDKLAMLSSKWKGR
- the polA gene encoding DNA polymerase I, whose amino-acid sequence is MSNILNQANPTASSAKPPIYLLDSMAFIFRAYHAMQRQRPMSTRTGIPTAATYVFVNMINKLRKDFSPHYLAAIYDLSGPVFRDERAREMKAVKKFNIKTQQFEEIDYLGYKANRTEMPADLTQQLPFIRRALEAFRIPILSYEGFEADDVIGTLSCKLSALGHKVYVVSSDKDMMQLVTNDVFILNPTKDNLILDPPGVEAALGVPPERVIDVMALRGDSIDNIPGAPGIGDKGSVELIQQFGNVEAALDRADEVKRKTYRESLQNNRDNILLSKELVTIHTSVPIDYDLDDMLTQPPDNAACRELFSELEFTTLLKELAPSNVSAPISYNLSPTSEQISELLDDARSVDVSGNIKGLTLAVFEDARALAEEVSTDVSVEEEAEPEPPPSKSMSLFGTQESEPQNQRMSNVSTTLQIGLTTSANSAMVVSLRALGLKEALEDPTLPKHVHDLKAVLRALEAHQTVLAGIRDDVMLYSYLINPTHGSHILPDVTARFTDRALSHPSKMPSDAEIANLLPEAANAVHRLSDVLRSQIESAHLTRIYETMDLPLVPVLLRMEQAGVRIDSAVLGEMSTRLAVDIDNLAERIYRDSGHRFNINSPKQLGDVLFNKMLLPKPMKYGKGKVVSTAQDVLEELAEHHAVPALVLEYRQLAKLKSTYIDSLPQLTDGVGRIHTTFNQVGTATGRLSSTNPNLQNIPIRTALGREIRAAFIPAQGNVLMSADYSQIELRLMAHFSQDPLLLDAYRTGKDIHALTASEVFGVDMATMDKETRARAKAVNFGIVYGISPFGLAAQLNIDQKTAKTYIETYFDRYKGVQRFIKETLESVRLDQSVKTYFGRIRPIPDIQSRNPNMRGFAERTAINTPLQGTAADLIKLAMLRIDQLIRDRKLRSQMTLQVHDELLFDVVPEEVEELQLLVKQEMEHVAEFSIPIVAEVGVGRNWRDMK
- a CDS encoding AI-2E family transporter, with the translated sequence MQEGREDRQNREAPPWRQITLFLLTIAILILCALILQPFFTAIVGAIVLAVVTEVPYNWLSARIRNRTLSATVALFLVILAVIVPGFFLMQELSEHALKAIVSLRNPNAQNLITDYIGNHPALANRIEAFSASIDVNTAARSTATYVGGKAAVILANSIHFITELVVMLFLLFFLFRDRQVALEGLRALIPLREDETAELLNRVDDTIYATFLGRLAIALVQGVLAGLAFWVLGVPGVLLWATTLTAFAMIPAFGAFLVWGPIATYLGLNGHWGKAALLVIWGGLIVSTIDNILYPILIGGHLRSHTAIILITILGGIAVFGPLGIILGPVIFSIAASLLNIWHARTNQTLSA
- a CDS encoding PEP-CTERM sorting domain-containing protein; the protein is MKKILSIFAVGVLSLSANTVLADGIGTSVTGSLAFQGLPINFFDPANKGVPPGFGNHVRTKVTIGSGTEFGYSDSDNLDTANFTGSTLTITDTGFRDGQAPFEMKFTDPDFKSFSLMSNDLGVDFSFAGDTLTVKFAGGDFTGEETTVLSYVPNQTQTGITPEPATLALLGTGMLAVAGVVRKRLVS